The DNA sequence GGGGGACGAGCTCGGCTGCGCCATTGAAGGCATCGAGCGCTTCGAGGGGTTCCTCGCCTCCATCGGCTGCCCGGTGCGGCTGTCGCAGTTGGGCATCGGCGCTGCCCTGCTTCAGCAGTACGCTCAGGATACGCTGCACATCGTCCACGACGACCAGGGGCGTCTCCCCGGTTGTCCGCCCATGGGCGGAGCGGACATCGTCGACGTCCTGCGTTCGGCACTGTAACGGTTCCGGGTTGGGCCTTGCGGCAGCAAAATGATGGAGTCACGAACCGTCGAAGGAGATTGTACATGAAGACCACAGCAGTGCTTTTTTTGTCGCTTTTACTTGTCATTGCGGCGGGTGTTGTTACGGGCCGGGCATCGGCCGCCGAAGCAAGCAAGCCGTCGCAGAGCATATCCCCGGCCGGTTCACAGCCTTCCGTCAAAGGACCTGCCGCATATTTTACCGGTCAGGTCCGTGTTGCCCCCCTCTTCCCGGCACATGATGCGGCGCCCTATTCAGGTGGCCAGGTCACCTTCGAGCCGGGGGCCAGGTCCGCATGGCATACTCACCCGACAGGGCAGCATCTGCTCGTTACCGCCGGTGTCGGCCGGACCCAGGAATGGGGCGGCCCGATCGTTGAAATCAAGGCGGGAGACGTGATCTGGTGCCCGCCAGGGGTAAAGCACTGGCACGGGGCCGCACCCGCTACCGCAATGACCCATATCGCCATCACGGGTACCGTCAACGGCAAGAACGTCGAATGGCTGGAAAAGGTCACCGACGAGCAATACAACGGCAAACAGGGACGTACCCATGAATAGGAACATCAGTGTATTCCCGGCCGTCACGCTTGCCGCATTGTGCTGTTTTTCCACTATTTCGGAGGCGCAAAACATGGACAAGAATCTGGCTCTGAACGCCAAACAGCAAGGTATCGTCACCATTGCGGCCTTTACCGCCACCGGTGATCTGGAGCGGCTGAAGCCGGCATTGCATGAAGGCCTGGATGCCGGTCTGACCGTGAATGAAATCAAGGAGATCCTGGTGCAGTTGTATGCCTATACGGGGTTCCCGCGCAGCCTGAACGCGCTCAACGCCTTCATGGGCGTTATGGAAGAGCGGGGCCGGAAGGGGATCAGGGACAAGGCCGGCGAGGAGGCACGCCCCTTTCCCGCCACTAAAAGCAGCATGGAGCTTGGCACGGAAATCCAGACACGCCTGGCAGGAAAGCCGGTCACCGGGGCGATCTATACCTTTGCTCCCGCCATCGACCGGTTTTTGAAAGGACACCTGTTCGGAGATATCTTTGGGCGCGACAATCTGGACTTCCAGAACAGGGAGCTTGCCACTATTTCGGCTCTGGCCAACATGAAAGGCGTCGATCCCCAGCTGCAGGCCCATTTTGCCATCGGGTTCAACACCGGGCTCACAGAGGCTCAGATGAGGGGCCTGATAACCGTTTTCACGGTCAGGGTCGGTGAGAAAGAAGCCGAAAATGCCAATGACCTTTTGGGGAAGGCTCTCAGCAGCAGGGCAAAAGAGCGATCACTGAAATAAATCATGAAAATATGGCCTCCTCCCGGGAAACCGGTCCAGATTCTGGGGGAGTCCAGTGGGAACGAAACCCCTTCAGATCCGATTCTGAAGGGGTTTTTTGTTCATAGATGACCTGGTCGGCACGGCTCTGCCGAATAGGGGACCATGTCCGAAAATGGCAAGCACGGGTGCGCCGCACTATGGTATATTTCTTTTATCGAGCAGGACGTTCGATGAAAGAGGGGGCCGCCCTGGCGTTCCTCTGCTACCCTGAGCCTGTGCACTTTGCTTGAGACGATAGGGGAGGAAAAACTATGAAACGGTATTGCACCATCCTGACGCCTCTGGGAGAAATGATCGCAGCGGTGGAGCAGGAACACCTCTGCGGACTCTGGTTTGTCGGTCAGAAACATGCCCCGGAACATTTCCGCGAGTGGCTGCCAGACCCGGATCATCAGGTTTTCACGGCGCTACGGGGGCAACTGGACGCCTATTTTGCCGGTCGACTGCGCCGGTTCGATCTGCCGGTCGCCCCTCGGGGAACGCCGTTTCAAATGGCGACATGGGCGTTGTTGCGTGCCATCCCCCCGGGGACGGTCACCACATACGGCGCCCTGGCCCGGCAACTGGCCCCGGAGCGCGAAGGGCGCATGACCTCTGCCCGGGCGGTGGGCGGTGCCGTGGGGCGCAATCCGATCAGCATCGTCATCCCCTGCCACCGCGTCGTGGGGGCGAATGGCTCCCTGACCGGTTATGCCGGCGGCCTGGAGCGCAAGGTCGCCCTGCTGACCCTGGAGAACGTTGCAAACTTGAAGATTTCAATCTAGAATAAGACGCATTGGTTGTCAGGGGGCCGTTTGAAGCATATGTATCCTTTTCCGGTTGATTTCATGAGGCACACGCATTAAAGATCTCGCTTTGTTAGTTCCATACCTGGGAGCGCTCTGCCGCCGTTATGCCGGCGGTGCTCTCTTTCTCCTGCTGACCAACGGCTTTGCCCTGCTGATCCCCTGGTTCATGAAGCTGGCCGTGGAGGGATTGCAGCATCCGGCCGCCGTACGCCTCTCCCCTGCCGCCTGCGCCGCGGTGATCGTTGCCTTGGCTTTGGCGCACTGCATCACCCGCATCTTTTCCCGCACCCTGATCCTCAACGCGGCCCGCATCATTGAGTTCCGTATCCGTGACGATCTTTTTCGCCGCCTGATGCTCCTCGATCTGCAGTATTTTTCCCGCAGCAGGACCGGCGACATTCTCTCCCGATTCTCCAACGACCTGACCAACGTCCGCATGCTGACCGGATTCGGGGCCATGAGCGCCGTAAACACCGTAATCCTTTATCTGGCGGCGGTGACGCTGATGGTGCGCATCCAGCCCTGGCTGACCCTGTGGGCCATACTGCCCTTTCCCCTGATGGTGCTGGTGGTCAGGCGGATCAGCCAGAGCATGTTCCTGCGCTCCCTGGCGGCCCAGGAGGAGTTGGCCCGCCTGTCGAGCATGGCCGAGGAGTCCGTCTCGGCGGTACGTCTGATCAAATCCTATTGCCGCGAAGATCATTTTCTGGGCCTTTTTGAAGCCATGTCCGGCAGCTATCTGCACCACAACCTGCGCCTGGCCCGGCTGCGCGGACTCGTCTTGCCGGTAATGGCTGCCGCCACCGGGGCCGGCACGCTGGTGGTGGTCTTTCTGGGGGGGCGCCTGGTCATTGCCGGGGCCATGACCTTGGGGGATTTTGTCGCCTTCAGCGGCTATCTGACCATGTTGGTTTGGCCGACGGCGGTGCTGGGGTGGATACTGACCCTGGCCCAGCGCGGCGCGGCCTCAATGGCGCGTCTGGCCGTGATTCTGACGGCCGAGCCGTCGGTTGGGGATGCGGCCGACGCGGAACCCCTTGAGGAGGTGCGGCAGGGGATCGAGTTTCGCGAACTGACCTTCGGCTACGGGAATGAGACCGTGCTGGAGCGGATTTCCCTCCATATTGCGCCGGGTGAAAAGGTGGGGATCACCGGGGAGGTCGGCAGCGGCAAGTCCACGCTCCTCAGGCTGCTGCTGCGGCTCGTGCCGGTGGGTGACGGGATGCTGTTTCTGGACGGCCGGGATATCAACCGCATCGCCCTGAACAGCCTGCGGCGCCTGATCGGATATGTGCCCCAGGAAGCCTTTCTCTTCTCCCGCAACATCCGGGAGAATATCGCCTATGGCCTGGCGGCGGGAGCCGAGGGGGCCATTATCGCCGACGCGGCGCGGCAGGCCGGGTTCCTGGAGGATGTGGGCAACTTTCACGACGGACTGGACACCATGGTGGGAGAAAAAGGCGTGATGTTGTCGGGCGGGCAGAAACAGCGGCTGTCCATCGCCCGGGCGCTGGCGACGGACCCGCGCATCCTGGTGCTGGACGACCCGCTTTCGGCCGTTGATGCCGGTCACGAGGAAGAGATCCTGGCGCAACTGGGGGTGTTCTACCGTAACAGGACCGTGGTGATCGTTTCGCACCGCCTGTCGGCTTTTCGCGATTGCGACCGGGTCGTTGTGCTGAAAAACGGCGGGATCGCCGAACAGGGAAGGCCTGCCGACCTGTTGGCGCAGGGTGGGCTGTATGCGCAGATGTATCGAAGCCAGCGTTTGCAGGAGGAACTGTTATAGCCGCGCGCTCCGGCTGACCGCTGCGGGGGCGGCTCAGGGCCTAAAACGGGTAGCCCAAGCCGACGAATATGGCCGGGCCATCCCGGCCGATCCCCATATCGACCCGGCCGATGATGTTCGGCCGGACAATGGCGCGGAAGCCGACGCCGGGGTTGAACTCGAAATTGTTGGCGCGGGCCTTGTCAAACGCCTCCATCACCGCCCCCAGATCGACGAACGGGGCGACCTCCCAATCTGCGGTTACGTTGAATATCTCCCAGCGGAAAAGCCTGATTCGTTCCTCAAGGTTGCAGAGCAGGAAGCTGTTGTCGATGAAACGGTTCCGGCCATACCCCCGCAGGGTGGTCTCCCCCCCCAGGATACTCTGTTCCAGGAAAGGAACGTCTTTCCCCAGGGTCTGATTGTACATAAGGCGAAAGACGCTGACGTAGCGGGCGTCGTCCAGGGGGAAGAACCCCTTGGCTTCTGCCTCGTAATGGCGGAAGTCCGCTGCTCCGCCGAGAGCCTTGAACGTGGGCTCAAAGGTGACCTTGGCAAAACCCCCGAAGGTCGGAGTGGTGGCGGAGTCCAGCGTGCTGTAGACCAGGGAGATGCGTTGGGAATGGGTGGCGAATCCGTTTATCCCCGGCACGTGCCCCGCGCTGAACTGGTCTTTGATATAGGGGATTCCCTTGACCGCGCCCGGGTCGATACCGACATCACGGTACCGTTCCCCCAGGACCACCTGGAAGTGGCGACCGATGTCATAGCCTACGGACAGGTTGAAACCGATTTCCGCGTCGGTGTAATTGGTTTCCCGTTGTTTGGGGCTCTTGGCTTCGAAACCGAAGAAACGGGCGGAGCCGTCGTTGAAGAGATAGGTCACGAGGTTCAATTCCAGATGCTTGTCAAAAAAGGTCTTATCGTGGAGTTTGATCTCGTAATCGTTGTTGATGATGGTGGATTGGGAGAGGTTGATCTCGGCGTTCCGGTCGGGAGTGGGATAAAATGCGCCGTACAGGGACGTGGTGACGCCGAAATTCGTGTTATGGTTCACCTGGGGGGCCAGGAGGGCGTTGATCTCGTCGTTTTTGTTGTGGAAGAGGAATGCGGTCAACGCGCCGGCGGTTATCCCCTCGTTGGGGCTGGAGGCAATGACCGGCAGCGGTATGGCGACCGCCTTGACCGGGGTGTTGCCGGTATAGGACGCAAATATGCCGGGGACCTTTTCCCGCGGGATATAGCTCGTACAGCCGCCGAGCAGCACCGCAAGGAACAGGAAAAATGTAAACGGAATCAGGCTTCTGCCTGGCATGTGGCACGATTTTGACATAAGTGATATATGTATCATTCTGTCGAGCAGAGTGTCAACGCCGCAGTTGTGAACAAGGTTATAGCGCTTGTTTCTGGCGTCCCCCTGAGCTATACTTTTGCATTATTCCGGCTAGGTAAGGGTCTCCATGAAGCTCAACGCCAAACTCGTCATTATCATGCTCACGCTGCTGGTGCTGGCCATGCTGACCCTCTTTATCCTCAACCAGTCCGCCCAGGACGACCTGGTGCGCGAGATCCAGGAAAGCTCCCAGGAGATCTCCAAAGCGGTCCAGATGAGTATCGCGGATCTTACCTCGGACGCGGAGACCTCCCGCCTCACCGATTATCTCCACAATGCCCGCGACAAGGGCATCAATGAAATCAACATCATCAGCAATGAAGGAGAGATCATCGACTCCTCCGACCCCGAGAAGATCGGCAAGAAGCGGGAGGTGAAGAAGCTGGAAAAGGGCATCCGGGCGGTCCAGCGCCCCATCGGCGGTTCCCTGCTTTCCCAGAGGCCCTATGAGGTGGTGGTTCCGGTCATCGTGGGCGATGAACAGCTTGGCTATGTGCAGATCAACATGCTGCTGGACAAGATTCGCGACATCCAGCATGCCAATTTCATCCGCCGCTTGTTTGCCACCAGCATGGTGTTCGTGGTCGGTATCGCCCTGACCATCTTTCTGGCGCGCCGTTATACGGACCCGATCCATCGGTTGGTCGATGTCTTCAAGCGGGTTTCGTCGGGGGATCTGTCGGTGACCATCACCGCCGACAGCAAGGATGAGATCGGCGATCTGGCCACCGGCTTCAATACCATGGTGGAGAAGCTGCGTGAACGCGAGGTGTTGGAAAAACGGCTCTATGAGGCCGAGCATCTCTCCCGTGTCGGCCAGTTGGCGTCGGGCATTGCCCATGAGATCCGTAACCCTCTGAACTATATAAGCCTTGCCATCGACCACTTGCGGGCCGACATGCTCCCCCTGTGCGGCGAGCGCCAGGAAGAATTGGAGGATCTGGCCGGCAAGATCAAGGAAGAGGTGCGCCGGGCCAACTATATGGTGCTCAACTTCATGAACTACGGGCGGCCGCTCAAGCTGCGCCGGGTGCTGATCCCCTATGAAGACATCCTGGCAAAGACCTTGCCGCTCCTGAACGAGCGGCTGTCGGAGCAGCGCGTCGTCCTGGAGCAGCGTCTTGCCCCCGGCCTGCCGCCCCTGTGGGTCGATCAGGAGTTGCTGCGCAACTGCATCATCAACTTCGTCAGCAATGCCGCCCAGGCCATGAATGAGGGGGGCACCATCATCCTGGGGGCTGCCAGGGACGAGGCGTCCGGGCGGGTGCGCTTGACCTTTGCCGATCAGGGCAAGGGGATCAGCGCGGAAGATCTTGCCAAGATATTCCAGCCCTATTTTACCACCAAAGATGTGGGCATCGGCCTGGGCCTGGCGATAACCGAGCGTATCATCAAGGAGCATGGCGGCGAAATTCTGGTGGAAAGCCGGCTTGGCGAAGGCACGACATTTACCGTGACGCTGCCGCTTCAGCCGGAGGAGCCGGACAATTCCACAGAACAGGGGGCCGTGTAGTGGCTGCCACACAGGGAAGCATATTGATCGTCGATGACGAAAAGGGGCAGCGGGAGATTCTCACCGTTATCCTGAAGAAGGAGGGGTACGACGTCGCCGACGTACCCGGGGTGCGCGAGGCTTTGGAACAGTTGGACCGGCGGGAATTCGACCTGATCATGACCGACCTGAAGATGCAGGGGCAGAGCGGCCTTGATCTCCTGGAGGCGATTCAGGCCGCCGATCCACAGCAGTGTGTCATCATTATGACGGCGCATGGGACCATTGACTCGGCGGTGGAGGCCATGAAGAAGGGGGCCTTCGATTATCTGGAAAAACCGCTGGAACGGGACAACCTGATCCTCACCTTGCGTCGGGCCTTCGAACGCATCGGGCTGGTCCGGGAGAACCGGGTCCTGCTGAAGCGGGTCGAGCAGATTCAGACCATCCCCACGATCCTGGGCGAACATCCGAAGATGCGGGAGGTCTTCCGCATTGTGAGCAAGATCGCCGCGACCAATTCCACGGTGTTGATCGTGGGCGAATCGGGCACCGGCAAGGAGTTGGTCGCCCGGGCCATTCACGACGGCAGCCAACGGCGGGACAAGCCGTTTATGGCCATCAACTGCGCGGCAATACCCGACTCCCTGATTGAAAGTGAACTTTTCGGCCATGAAAAGGGGAGCTTTACCGGGGCCAACGCCCGCGAGATCGGCATCTTCGAGGCGGCCAACGGCGGCACGGTGTTCCTGGACGAGATCGGCGAGATGAATGTGGCCATGCAGGCCAAGCTGCTGCGGGCCATCCAGGAAAAGGAGATTCGCCGGGTGGGGGGCAAGGTCAACATACCGCTGGATGTGCGCATCCTTTCCGCCACCAACAAGGAGTTGGAACAGGAGACCAGACGGGGCAACTTCCGCGAGGATCTTTTTTACCGCCTCAATGTGATCCGCATCAATCTGCCCCCGTTGCGCGAACGGGGCGGCGATGTCAAAACTTTGGCAGAATATTTCGTGAAAAAGTACAGCCAAGCCTCCGGCATAGGGGTGGAGGGCATTTCCCGGCCGGCATTCAAATTGCTTATGAATTACACGTGGCCCGGCAACGTGCGCCAGTTGGAGTCGGTCATCGAGCGTTCCGTGTTGATGGCGGAGAGCAATTACATCGAGCCGGAAGACCTGCCGGCCGAGGTGACCGCGACATCTGCCCTGGGCGGCGGCATCCCCTTTGAGCTGCCGCCGGAGGGGATCGCCTTCGAGGAACTGGAAAAGGGGATCATCGTCAAGGCCATGGAGCGGGCCGATTGGGTGATCGGCAAGGCGGCTCCGCTTTTGGGGATGAGCTACAAGACCCTCCAGTACCGCCTGGAGAAGTTCGGCATCGAGAGACCCGAGCGCCGCCCGAAACTATAGCAGGCTGCCCTGCCGACAGAGATTGTTATGCCAAGCCACCAGAACGCAGCAATCATAACCTCCCAGACTATCCACGCGCTCGGCATGACGCTGTTGCAGGCGGGCAAGGCCGACGAGGCGGCCTTCCAGTTCAGGAAGGCGCTCAGCCTGGCGCCCGGCTTTACGGACGCCTACCTCTGTCTGGGGCATTGTCTTCACCTTGCAGGAAGGTTCGATGAAGCCCTCGAGGTGTATGACCGGGCGTTGCGGATTGCCCCGGATAGTGCCCCTGTCTGGAACAACCGGGGTAATGCGCTCTTGGAGCTGTGCCGGTATAACGATGCGGCAGAAAGTTATTCCCGGACCCTGGAGCTGGCCCCTGGCTTCCACGACGCCCGAGTGGCGCTGGGCACCTGCTATCAGGCCTTGGGGCAGTTCGCAAAGGCGCAGGCTGCCTGCGAGGCTGTTTTGCGGGTAGAGCCCAACCACGCCGAAGCCCACTGGAACCGCGCCCTGCTGCTCCTCCTGCATGGCGATTACCACGAGGGGTGGCGGGAGTACGAATGGCGCTGGCTGAAACGCAACTTTACGTCGCCGCTGCGGGATTTTGCCCAGCCCCGCTGGCAAGGTGAGCCCATTGGCGGCAAGACCCTTCTGATCCATGCCGAACAGGGATTTGGCGATACGCTCCAATTCTGCCGCTACGTCCCGCTGGTGGCTGCCCTCGGCGCCCGGGTCGTCTTCGAGTGCCACCCGCCGTTGGCGCCGCTGATGAATATGGCGGGGGTGCGGGCGGTCCCCATGGGTGAGCCGCTTCCCCCCTTTGATCTGCACGTGCCGCTCCTCAGCCTGCCGATGCTCTTTGGAACGAGGGTGGAGACCATTCCCGCGGAGGTCCCCTATCTGACGCCCCCTGCGGCTCGTCTCCCTTTCTGGCGCGGTCTCGTTCCAAACGAGGGACGCTTGAAGGTCGGCCTCTGCTGGGCTGGCAAGTCGTATCCCGATCCCGGCCGGAGCTGCCCGCCGGAGTTACTGGCACCCTTGGCGGCAGTAGAACCGATCTCCTGGTATTCGCTTCAGTTCGGCCGGGAGGGGGCGTTGCCGTTGCCGATGGCCGATCCAACGGGCCATGTCGGGGATTTCGGCGATACCGCCGCCCTGATTACCCAACTCGACCTGGTCATCACCGTGGATACGGCCGTGGCGCACCTGGCAGGGGCTTTGGGAAAGCCCGCCTGGGTCATGCTGCCCCATGCCCCGGACTGGCGCTGGATGACAGGGCGGGAGGACTCTCCCTGGTATCCGTCGCTGCGCCTTTTCCGTCAGGCGAGGCCTGGTTCGTGGCGGGAGGCCGTCCAACGGGTGGCACATGCCCTGGAGAGCCGGGCAAGGTCGGCTCGTCTTGCTCCCGCAGGCTGATGTTCTGCCGCCTGGGGCGCCCGAAGCCGTTCATGGCAATCTAATAACTAAACAACGAATTCTTTGTGCCGATAGTATAAGTTATGGGGCATTGCTCTGCAACAAGAGACCGAGGAGAAACCCATGAGTTCTTCAACTTCTGATTACACCGTTTCCTTTGATCTGACATCCATCTATCAAAATGTGCAGGATCAGCGCACACAGTTGGCTCAGTACGCCATCATGCAGGCGGCGACCTATATGCAGAACAACAAAACAGACCAGGCGGTCGCGGCCTTCAAGAAGGCCTTGGGCCTGGATCCACAGAACACCACCGCGTACAACTATTTAGGCCAGATATACATGTCCCAGGGAAAGAATGCCGATGCCGTCAAGGCGTTCCAGCAGATCATACGGATACAATCCAATGCCGCGACCGCAGACAGTTCGTCCACCGCGCCGACGTTGGCGGACGCCCATATCAGCCTGGGAAACGCCTATTTGCAGAATAAACAGTACACCCAGTCCGAGAAGGAATATAAAACAGCTGCGCGGTTGAATCCTCAAAATCCGGTTGCCGTTTACACCTTGGGGCAACAATATATCACACAAAATCGCCTCAGCGAGGCGGAAGCGCAATTTAAGAAGGTGCAGAAGTTATCCCCCAAGGATGGCAATGTCTACTATGCCCTGGGACAGGTTTACAACAAGGAGGGGAAATACGACGAGGCAGCAACAAATCTGGAGAAATCCCTTACCCTGAAAACAAAGTTTCCGTCTGCCAACTATGAACTCGGCGTGGCCTACAACGGGTTGGGCAGGACTGCCGACGCCAAGAACCAGCTGTCCATTCTGAAGAACACGGATACCACCCTGGCTTCACAGCTGCAGTTTCTCATCAACAAGCCGCAGATGGTCGCTATCAACACCACCGCCCCCGGAGCATTCAACGACATCCTGGGGCCGAGTACCCCCCTCTGGTATCTTGATTCGTCTCTGACCGCGCCCAACAGTTCAAAGACCTATTCGGTAACCATCAGCTTCACCAATGCCATGGACGTGTCCTCCATCACCAACCCGCAAAACTGGTCGATTTCACGCTCGAACAGCACGGCAGGGGGCTTCTACAATAACATGATGCCGGTAAGCGCCAAGGACGTCACAATCCTGAATACCCCTCAGTCGATCACCTATAACCCCCTCACCAACGAGGCGACCGTGAATTTCCGCATCAGCCAGAATGCAGCAGGTACTGCGGTAATCGACCCGTCCCATATCGTCTTCAAGTTCAACGGGAAAGACGCAAGCGGTCGGAGCATGGATCAGACTGCGGACGAGGTCGACGGAGCCAGCACCACCCCGTTCTAAGGTTTTTTGATTGTATTGCAACGGTTTTTTCTCTATATAATTAAGAATATACCGTAATTTTAATCTGTGAGAGGTCGCATGTCGTTACCTACCAACCAAAATTTGATTGCCATCGAGGGCGCTGCCACCTATGAGCGGATTCTTGCGGCTATTCGTGATATCGAAATCGAAGAGGCGATCCGGCACCTCCAGGATTTTTTGAAGATCTACCCGGAATTTGCCCAGGCTCACAACGATCTCGCGACGCTCAATTATCGAACCGGCAATAACCTCAAGGCCCTGGCCCATTATGAAAAGGCCCATAAACTGGACTCCGCGAACATAACCTACCGCAAGAATCTGGCAGACTTCTACTTTGTCGAATTGGGGTGGTCCGACGACGCCATCTACACCTATCTGGATATCCTCAAGGACAATCCGTTCGACGTTGAGGCCTTAAACTCCCTGGGCTCCATCAGTCTGCGCCTGGGACGCCGGGAACAGGCCCGGCAGTATTTCTCCCGGTCCCTGCAGCTTGACACCCGCAACGGTGATGCCAGGCAGGCCCTGCTGCAGTTAGGCGCGCAGCCTTCGAACGACCCCTGTCCGCCCCCTGAGGCTTTTTCTCCCGTCCCGGGAGAGGTGCAGCCGGCGGCAGCCGCTCCCGTCACTCCGGCAGCGCCAATCGTTTTCCCCGGGGTGCCCGAACCGGCGCGCTCTCCCGAAGAGCTTCACCGGGCTGCCCTGACCCTTGCCAACGACGGGAAACCCCAGGATGCGGTCAGGCTGCTTGAACAATTGCTGGAGCAGTACGGCAATTACGCGCCCGCTCATAACGACCTGGGGGTCCTCTATCAGCAACAGGGCGACTTGCGGCGTTCCCGCCGCCACCACGAAGAAGCGGTCCGGCTTCAGCCCGTCAGCACCGTCTTTGCAAAGAATCTTGCCGACGTCCTCTGCATCGGTTTTGGGGAGGTTGAAGAGGCGCTGAAGATCTATGTTCGACTTCTGACCGCCGCCCCGCAAGACATCGAGATCCTCATGGCCC is a window from the Oryzomonas sagensis genome containing:
- a CDS encoding cupin domain-containing protein, which encodes MKTTAVLFLSLLLVIAAGVVTGRASAAEASKPSQSISPAGSQPSVKGPAAYFTGQVRVAPLFPAHDAAPYSGGQVTFEPGARSAWHTHPTGQHLLVTAGVGRTQEWGGPIVEIKAGDVIWCPPGVKHWHGAAPATAMTHIAITGTVNGKNVEWLEKVTDEQYNGKQGRTHE
- a CDS encoding BamA/TamA family outer membrane protein; this encodes MPGRSLIPFTFFLFLAVLLGGCTSYIPREKVPGIFASYTGNTPVKAVAIPLPVIASSPNEGITAGALTAFLFHNKNDEINALLAPQVNHNTNFGVTTSLYGAFYPTPDRNAEINLSQSTIINNDYEIKLHDKTFFDKHLELNLVTYLFNDGSARFFGFEAKSPKQRETNYTDAEIGFNLSVGYDIGRHFQVVLGERYRDVGIDPGAVKGIPYIKDQFSAGHVPGINGFATHSQRISLVYSTLDSATTPTFGGFAKVTFEPTFKALGGAADFRHYEAEAKGFFPLDDARYVSVFRLMYNQTLGKDVPFLEQSILGGETTLRGYGRNRFIDNSFLLCNLEERIRLFRWEIFNVTADWEVAPFVDLGAVMEAFDKARANNFEFNPGVGFRAIVRPNIIGRVDMGIGRDGPAIFVGLGYPF
- a CDS encoding tetratricopeptide repeat protein, coding for MPSHQNAAIITSQTIHALGMTLLQAGKADEAAFQFRKALSLAPGFTDAYLCLGHCLHLAGRFDEALEVYDRALRIAPDSAPVWNNRGNALLELCRYNDAAESYSRTLELAPGFHDARVALGTCYQALGQFAKAQAACEAVLRVEPNHAEAHWNRALLLLLHGDYHEGWREYEWRWLKRNFTSPLRDFAQPRWQGEPIGGKTLLIHAEQGFGDTLQFCRYVPLVAALGARVVFECHPPLAPLMNMAGVRAVPMGEPLPPFDLHVPLLSLPMLFGTRVETIPAEVPYLTPPAARLPFWRGLVPNEGRLKVGLCWAGKSYPDPGRSCPPELLAPLAAVEPISWYSLQFGREGALPLPMADPTGHVGDFGDTAALITQLDLVITVDTAVAHLAGALGKPAWVMLPHAPDWRWMTGREDSPWYPSLRLFRQARPGSWREAVQRVAHALESRARSARLAPAG
- a CDS encoding sigma-54-dependent transcriptional regulator, which produces MAATQGSILIVDDEKGQREILTVILKKEGYDVADVPGVREALEQLDRREFDLIMTDLKMQGQSGLDLLEAIQAADPQQCVIIMTAHGTIDSAVEAMKKGAFDYLEKPLERDNLILTLRRAFERIGLVRENRVLLKRVEQIQTIPTILGEHPKMREVFRIVSKIAATNSTVLIVGESGTGKELVARAIHDGSQRRDKPFMAINCAAIPDSLIESELFGHEKGSFTGANAREIGIFEAANGGTVFLDEIGEMNVAMQAKLLRAIQEKEIRRVGGKVNIPLDVRILSATNKELEQETRRGNFREDLFYRLNVIRINLPPLRERGGDVKTLAEYFVKKYSQASGIGVEGISRPAFKLLMNYTWPGNVRQLESVIERSVLMAESNYIEPEDLPAEVTATSALGGGIPFELPPEGIAFEELEKGIIVKAMERADWVIGKAAPLLGMSYKTLQYRLEKFGIERPERRPKL
- a CDS encoding sensor histidine kinase, with the protein product MKLNAKLVIIMLTLLVLAMLTLFILNQSAQDDLVREIQESSQEISKAVQMSIADLTSDAETSRLTDYLHNARDKGINEINIISNEGEIIDSSDPEKIGKKREVKKLEKGIRAVQRPIGGSLLSQRPYEVVVPVIVGDEQLGYVQINMLLDKIRDIQHANFIRRLFATSMVFVVGIALTIFLARRYTDPIHRLVDVFKRVSSGDLSVTITADSKDEIGDLATGFNTMVEKLREREVLEKRLYEAEHLSRVGQLASGIAHEIRNPLNYISLAIDHLRADMLPLCGERQEELEDLAGKIKEEVRRANYMVLNFMNYGRPLKLRRVLIPYEDILAKTLPLLNERLSEQRVVLEQRLAPGLPPLWVDQELLRNCIINFVSNAAQAMNEGGTIILGAARDEASGRVRLTFADQGKGISAEDLAKIFQPYFTTKDVGIGLGLAITERIIKEHGGEILVESRLGEGTTFTVTLPLQPEEPDNSTEQGAV
- a CDS encoding ABC transporter ATP-binding protein — translated: MLVPYLGALCRRYAGGALFLLLTNGFALLIPWFMKLAVEGLQHPAAVRLSPAACAAVIVALALAHCITRIFSRTLILNAARIIEFRIRDDLFRRLMLLDLQYFSRSRTGDILSRFSNDLTNVRMLTGFGAMSAVNTVILYLAAVTLMVRIQPWLTLWAILPFPLMVLVVRRISQSMFLRSLAAQEELARLSSMAEESVSAVRLIKSYCREDHFLGLFEAMSGSYLHHNLRLARLRGLVLPVMAAATGAGTLVVVFLGGRLVIAGAMTLGDFVAFSGYLTMLVWPTAVLGWILTLAQRGAASMARLAVILTAEPSVGDAADAEPLEEVRQGIEFRELTFGYGNETVLERISLHIAPGEKVGITGEVGSGKSTLLRLLLRLVPVGDGMLFLDGRDINRIALNSLRRLIGYVPQEAFLFSRNIRENIAYGLAAGAEGAIIADAARQAGFLEDVGNFHDGLDTMVGEKGVMLSGGQKQRLSIARALATDPRILVLDDPLSAVDAGHEEEILAQLGVFYRNRTVVIVSHRLSAFRDCDRVVVLKNGGIAEQGRPADLLAQGGLYAQMYRSQRLQEELL
- a CDS encoding methylated-DNA--[protein]-cysteine S-methyltransferase — protein: MKRYCTILTPLGEMIAAVEQEHLCGLWFVGQKHAPEHFREWLPDPDHQVFTALRGQLDAYFAGRLRRFDLPVAPRGTPFQMATWALLRAIPPGTVTTYGALARQLAPEREGRMTSARAVGGAVGRNPISIVIPCHRVVGANGSLTGYAGGLERKVALLTLENVANLKISI
- a CDS encoding carboxymuconolactone decarboxylase family protein; amino-acid sequence: MDKNLALNAKQQGIVTIAAFTATGDLERLKPALHEGLDAGLTVNEIKEILVQLYAYTGFPRSLNALNAFMGVMEERGRKGIRDKAGEEARPFPATKSSMELGTEIQTRLAGKPVTGAIYTFAPAIDRFLKGHLFGDIFGRDNLDFQNRELATISALANMKGVDPQLQAHFAIGFNTGLTEAQMRGLITVFTVRVGEKEAENANDLLGKALSSRAKERSLK